The Chitinispirillales bacterium genome has a window encoding:
- a CDS encoding NAD(P)H-dependent oxidoreductase subunit E has product MADALLPMPQDLIEFIKEWKIKPGNLIMVLHKVQEHYGYIPHEVAVEVSKILETPLAKIYGVATFYHLFSLKKPGKHKIAVCMGTACYLKGAQGLLDEIDAIIGCKSGEVSADEKFSVDAVRCIGCCGLAPVMTIDGKVFGSVTSDRIAEIIAPYQNDEVN; this is encoded by the coding sequence ATGGCGGATGCTCTGCTTCCAATGCCGCAGGATTTGATTGAATTTATTAAAGAATGGAAAATCAAACCCGGCAATCTTATTATGGTGCTTCACAAGGTTCAGGAACATTACGGGTATATACCGCACGAGGTGGCGGTTGAGGTGTCAAAAATACTGGAAACGCCTCTTGCAAAAATCTACGGAGTCGCTACGTTTTATCATTTGTTCTCTCTCAAAAAACCCGGTAAACACAAAATTGCCGTGTGTATGGGAACCGCGTGTTATCTTAAAGGGGCGCAAGGGCTTCTTGATGAAATTGACGCTATTATCGGGTGCAAATCGGGTGAAGTGTCTGCTGACGAGAAATTTAGTGTAGATGCGGTTAGATGTATAGGTTGCTGCGGGCTTGCTCCTGTGATGACGATTGACGGAAAAGTATTCGGGAGCGTAACCTCCGACAGGATTGCGGAAATTATCGCCCCATATCAAAACGATGAAGTAAATTGA